One window of Stigmatopora nigra isolate UIUO_SnigA chromosome 14, RoL_Snig_1.1, whole genome shotgun sequence genomic DNA carries:
- the LOC144207596 gene encoding protocadherin gamma-C5-like isoform X4: MAPSRRQRKRSGAGGGGGGGGVGGRGGGRGSSLSRLCCFLACLSSATAQLSYSVSEELSPGSVVGNVAKDLGLGPQGIVQRRLRVESQSDVQYLEVRPATGELVIKQKIDREQMCERSLSCSLHLQLLLSDPLEIQRVVVDIADVNDNAPQFSTDSVTLDVSEASARGTGFRLESAHDPDVGANSLRTYHLAENDFFTLNVETESDGTKFPELVLSKPLDREERSSFQLLLTAVDGGQPPKSGSTLLMVNVLDVNDNAPVFREPVVRASLSENVAPGTLVTRLNASDADSGRNGEITFAFSKYTPERVLALFAVDSQSGEIHVRGQVDYEKASSYQLTVRARDGGSPPMEGSCNVMVEVADVNDNAPEVTLTSVTNTVKEDAAPGTVVALIAARDLDSGRNGEVRLSVAPGLPFRLNSAFGMHYSLVTAGPLDRETHSRYEVVIVASDGGSPPLSSRAAFAVELSDVNDNAPTFSQSSYSVDVPENNAPSAPVAAVSATDPDLGDNARVTYSLLPGLVQGSPVSSYVYINPENGQIFSVRSLDHEQIKAFRIEVQARDGGTPPRTANVTVHVFVVDANDNAPAIVHPAIPQDGELQLTAPVSAGPGYLLNKLVGVDPDSGHNAWLFYSIAPGPHAAMFSIGTHSGDLRTARKWAEEEGGSAYSIVVVVRDHGLPPKSCELNVTVAVDEKGEVETPRRPQRTPSSSRRGLSDVTLYLAVSLACVSAVALVTLAAVAARCLRGRRDGTGGCDCCYGKRRSGRYQQRPGKDLHLQLNSDGPIRYMEVVGDPRDPHTRTYRPCYSTLSSRSDFVFMKTPMLSHDNTLNTTLSLSRKHQASPAGEQKPPSNDWRFNQGPRPGPSGAAGGPEVAMGTGPWPQPPTEAEQLQALMAAANVSDASGTLGPGTMGLSTRYSPQFTLQHVPDYRQNVYIPGSTATLTSNPQQQQQQQQQQQQQQQQQQAMAQQASQQALPPPQGGQPEAPKAAQTPASKKKSTKKEKK, from the exons ATGGCTCCGAGCCGCAGGCAGAGGAAGCGCTCCGGggcgggaggaggaggaggaggaggaggagtaggaggacgagggggaggaagagggagcTCGCTGTCGAGGCTCTGCTGCTTTCTGGCCTGCCTCTCCTCCGCCACCGCCCAGCTCAGCTACTCCGTATCGGAGGAGCTCAGCCCGGGATCCGTGGTGGGCAACGTGGCCAAGGATTTGGGCCTCGGCCCCCAAGGGATCGTCCAACGCCGCCTGCGCGTGGAGTCTCAATCGGACGTCCAGTATCTGGAAGTCAGGCCGGCCACTGGCGAACTGGTCATCAAGCAGAAGATTGACAGGGAGCAGATGTGCGAGCGCAGCTTGTCCTGTTCGCTCCACCTTCAGCTCCTTTTGTCGGATCCCTTGGAGATCCAGCGTGTGGTGGTGGACATCGCGGACGTCAATGACAACGCGCCGCAATTTTCCACGGACAGCGTGACGCTGGATGTGTCTGAGGCATCAGCGCGAGGCACTGGCTTCCGCTTGGAGAGCGCGCACGATCCCGACGTGGGCGCCAACTCGCTCCGCACGTACCACCTGgcagaaaatgacttttttactTTGAATGTAGAGACTGAGAGCGACGGCACAAAGTTTCCCGAGTTGGTGCTGTCCAAACCTCTGGACAGGGAGGAGCGTTCTTCCTTCCAGCTGCTGCTGACTGCCGTGGACGGCGGACAGCCGCCCAAATCAGGGTCCACGCTTCTAATGGTCAACGTCCTGGACGTCAATGACAACGCACCCGTCTTCCGGGAGCCCGTCGTGCGGGCCAGTCTGTCGGAGAATGTGGCGCCGGGAACTCTGGTCACCCGCTTGAACGCCAGCGACGCCGACTCGGGTCGCAACGGAGAAATAACCTTCGCGTTTAGTAAGTACACGCCGGAGCGCGTCCTGGCGCTTTTCGCCGTGGACTCCCAGAGTGGCGAGATTCACGTGCGGGGCCAGGTGGACTATGAGAAGGCTTCGTCCTACCAACTGACTGTGCGGGCCCGAGACGGCGGCTCGCCGCCCATGGAGGGATCCTGCAACGTCATGGTGGAGGTCGCCGACGTCAACGACAACGCGCCCGAGGTCACGCTCACCTCGGTCACCAACACCGTCAAAGAAGACGCCGCCCCGGGCACGGTGGTCGCCCTCATCGCCGCTCGCGATCTGGACTCGGGCCGCAACGGAGAGGTCCGACTGAGCGTGGCGCCGGGGCTGCCTTTCCGCCTCAACTCGGCTTTCGGGATGCACTACAGCCTGGTCACGGCGGGCCCGCTGGACCGGGAAACCCACTCCCGCTACGAGGTGGTCATTGTGGCGTCGGACGGCGGCTCGCCACCGCTGTCGTCGCGGGCCGCCTTCGCCGTGGAGCTGTCCGACGTCAACGACAACGCGCCGACCTTTTCCCAGAGCTCCTACTCGGTGGACGTCCCGGAGAACAACGCCCCGAGCGCCCCCGTCGCCGCCGTGTCGGCCACTGACCCGGACCTGGGCGACAACGCCCGGGTGACCTACTCTCTCCTTCCCGGTCTGGTCCAGGGCTCGCCCGTGTCCTCGTATGTCTACATCAACCCGGAAAATGGGCAGATCTTCAGCGTGCGCTCCTTGGACCACGAGCAGATTAAAGCCTTCCGCATTGAGGTCCAAGCCAGGGACGGCGGGACGCCCCCCAGGACGGCCAACGTCACCGTGCACGTATTTGTGGTGGACGCCAATGACAATGCGCCGGCCATCGTGCATCCCGCCATCCCGCAGGACGGGGAACTGCAGCTGACGGCGCCCGTCTCGGCCGGCCCGGGCTACCTCCTGAACAAGCTGGTGGGAGTGGACCCCGACAGCGGGCACAACGCCTGGTTGTTCTACTCCATCGCCCCCGGACCGCACGCCGCCATGTTTTCCATCGGGACGCACTCGGGCGACCTACGCACGGCTCGCAAGTGGGCCGAGGAGGAAGGGGGATCGGCGTACTCCATCGTGGTGGTCGTCCGTGACCACGGCCTGCCGCCAAAGTCCTGCGAGCTTAACGTCACGGTCGCCGTGGACGAGAAGGGAGAGGTGGAGACCCCGAGGCGACCGCAGCGCACGCCGTCCTCGTCGCGCCGGGGCCTGTCGGACGTCACCCTGTACCTGGCGGTGTCGCTGGCCTGCGTCTCGGCCGTGGCCTTGGTCACgctggcggcggtggcggcgcgcTGCCTGAGGGGGCGGCGCGACGGGACGGGCGGTTGCGACTGCTGCTACGGCAAGCGGCGCTCGGGCCGCTACCAGCAGCGGCCCGGCAAGGACTTGCACCTGCAGCTCAACTCTGACGGGCCCATCCGTTACATGGAGGTGGTGGGGGACCCCCGGGACCCTCACACGCGCACCTACAGACCCTGCTACTCCACCCTGTCCAGCAGGAGCGACTTTGTGTTCATGAAGACGCCCATGTTGAGTCACGACAACACGCTCAATACCACACTCAGCCTCAGCAGGAAGCACCAAGCGAGCCCGGCCGGCGAG CAAAAGCCTCCGAGCAACGACTGGCGCTTCAACCAGGGACCCAGACCAGGACCCAGCGG GGCTGCCGGAGGACCTGAGGTTGCCATGGGAACCGGCCCCTGGCCCCAACCCCCGACCGAAGCCGAACAGCTCCAAGCCCTGATGGCCGCTGCCAATG tgAGTGACGCCAGTGGCACCCTGGGTCCCGGCACCATGGGCCTGAGCACCCGCTACAGCCCCCAGTTCACCCTGCAGCACGTGCCCGACTACCGGCAGAACGTCTACATCCCCGGCAGCACGGCCACGCTGACCTCCAACccccagcagcagcaacagcaacagcagcaacagcaacaacaacagcagcagcagcaggccATGGCCCAGCAGGCCAGCCAGCAGGCCCTGCCCCCACCCCAGGGGGGCCAGCCCGAGGCCCCCAAAGCCGCCCAGACCCCGGCTTCCAAGAAGAAGTCCACCAAGAAGGAGAAAAAGTAG